One Streptomyces sp. CNQ-509 DNA window includes the following coding sequences:
- a CDS encoding ABC transporter permease, with protein MGRYVIRRLLQMIPVFIGTTFLIFFMVYALGDPVAAMFGDRAPDPATAAQIRKDLHLDKPLWQQYVLYMGNIFSGDFGTAFNGQPVLDLMRRSWPITVRLALLAVLFEMLIGVTLGVISGLRRGRAVDTGVLFATLVVISIPTFVTGYVLQYLLGVKWGWVKPAVSSGAPWNELVLPAVVLALVSLAYTTRLTRTSVAENARADYVRTAVAKGLPRRRITLRHLLRNSLIPVVTFLGIDIGNLMGGAIVTERIFNIQGVGFQLWQGVLRQNAPTVVGFVTVLVIVYLLANLVVDMLYAVLDPRIRYA; from the coding sequence ATGGGCCGCTACGTGATCCGGCGGCTGCTGCAGATGATCCCCGTGTTCATCGGCACCACCTTCCTCATCTTCTTCATGGTCTACGCGCTCGGCGACCCGGTCGCCGCCATGTTCGGCGACCGGGCGCCCGACCCCGCGACCGCGGCGCAGATCCGCAAGGACCTCCACCTCGACAAGCCGCTCTGGCAGCAATACGTGCTCTACATGGGCAACATCTTCTCCGGCGACTTCGGCACGGCCTTCAACGGCCAGCCGGTGCTGGACCTGATGCGCCGCTCCTGGCCGATCACCGTCCGGCTCGCCCTGCTCGCCGTCCTCTTCGAGATGCTCATCGGCGTCACCCTCGGCGTCATCTCCGGGCTGCGGCGCGGCCGGGCCGTGGACACCGGGGTGCTCTTCGCCACACTGGTCGTGATCTCCATCCCGACGTTCGTCACCGGCTACGTGCTGCAGTACCTGCTCGGCGTCAAGTGGGGCTGGGTCAAGCCCGCGGTCTCCTCCGGGGCGCCGTGGAACGAACTGGTGCTGCCCGCGGTGGTGCTGGCGCTGGTCTCGCTCGCGTACACCACGCGGCTCACCCGTACCTCCGTGGCCGAGAACGCCCGCGCCGACTACGTCCGCACCGCCGTCGCCAAGGGCCTGCCGCGCCGCCGCATCACGCTCCGCCACCTGCTGCGCAACTCCCTGATCCCGGTGGTGACCTTCCTCGGCATCGACATCGGCAACCTCATGGGCGGCGCGATCGTCACCGAGCGGATCTTCAACATCCAGGGCGTCGGCTTCCAGCTCTGGCAGGGCGTCCTGCGGCAGAACGCGCCCACGGTCGTCGGCTTCGTCACCGTCCTCGTCATCGTCTACCTGCTGGCGAACCTGGTGGTGGACATGCTCTACGCGGTCCTCGACCCCCGGATCCGCTATGCCTGA
- a CDS encoding ABC transporter ATP-binding protein gives MTALLDVRDLHVEFRTREGVAKAVNGVSYSVAPGETLAVLGESGSGKSVTAQAVMGILDSPPGFVTGGQVLFQGEDLLKLGREARRKVRGERMAMIFQDALSSLNPVLTVGFQLGEMFRVHRGASRAEAKARSIELMERVRIPAARERVNDYPHQFSGGMRQRIMIAMALALGPELIIADEPTTALDVTVQAQVMDLLAELREETGMGLILITHDLGVVADVADKIAVMYAGRIMETAPVHDLYKAPAHPYTRGLLDSIPRLDQKGRELSAIRGTPPSLLAIPPGCPFHPRCPRAQDVCVTDRPPLYEVTDDAGHPLPGRGSACHFWKDQLHDRP, from the coding sequence GTGACCGCGCTGCTCGACGTCCGCGACCTGCACGTGGAGTTCCGCACCCGGGAGGGGGTGGCGAAGGCCGTCAACGGCGTCTCCTACAGCGTGGCCCCGGGTGAGACGCTGGCGGTGCTCGGCGAGTCCGGCTCGGGCAAGTCCGTCACCGCGCAGGCCGTGATGGGCATCCTCGACTCGCCGCCCGGGTTCGTCACCGGCGGGCAGGTGCTCTTCCAGGGCGAGGACCTGCTGAAGCTGGGCCGCGAGGCGCGCCGCAAGGTGCGCGGCGAGCGGATGGCGATGATCTTCCAGGACGCGCTGTCGTCGCTCAACCCCGTGCTCACCGTGGGCTTCCAGCTCGGCGAGATGTTCCGCGTGCACCGCGGCGCGAGCCGGGCGGAGGCGAAGGCGCGGTCGATCGAGCTGATGGAACGGGTACGGATCCCGGCCGCCCGGGAGCGCGTCAACGACTACCCGCACCAGTTCTCCGGCGGCATGCGGCAGCGCATCATGATCGCGATGGCGCTGGCGCTCGGTCCCGAACTCATCATCGCGGACGAACCGACGACGGCGCTGGACGTGACCGTACAGGCGCAGGTAATGGACCTGCTGGCGGAGTTGCGCGAGGAGACGGGGATGGGGCTGATCCTCATCACCCACGACCTGGGCGTGGTCGCGGACGTCGCCGACAAGATCGCGGTGATGTACGCGGGCCGGATCATGGAGACCGCGCCCGTCCACGACCTGTACAAGGCGCCGGCGCACCCGTACACCCGCGGGCTGCTGGACTCCATTCCGCGGCTGGACCAGAAGGGCCGGGAGCTGAGCGCCATCCGCGGCACGCCCCCCAGCCTGCTGGCCATCCCGCCGGGCTGCCCCTTCCACCCCCGCTGTCCGCGCGCCCAGGACGTCTGCGTGACGGACCGCCCGCCGCTGTACGAGGTGACGGACGACGCGGGCCACCCGCTGCCGGGGCGGGGGAGCGCGTGCCATTTCTGGAAGGACCAGCTTCATGACCGGCCCTGA
- a CDS encoding ABC transporter permease, translating into MPERYEEKQRADIGTQEAESLPGSDVLQAEAGGVPGTDQPARSLWSDAWLDLRRNPVFVVAGLLILFLIFVSLWPGVVATGSPYNCDIAKRNLGAESGHPFGFDSQGCDVYNRTVYGARASLTVCTLATLGAAVLGTVLGGLAGYFGGWGDAVLSRITEVFFGIPILLGGLVFLSVIESGSVWPVIGLIVLLGWPQVARIARGSVITAKQNDYVQAARTLGASTRRIMLRHVLPNAIAPIIVVATIALGTYVALEATLSFLGVGLKPPTISWGSEISTASTQIRNAPHSLLWPAGALSLTVLAFIMLGDAVRDALDPKLR; encoded by the coding sequence ATGCCTGAGCGCTACGAGGAGAAGCAGCGGGCGGACATCGGCACCCAGGAGGCGGAGTCGCTGCCCGGCAGCGACGTCCTCCAGGCCGAGGCCGGCGGCGTCCCCGGGACGGACCAGCCGGCCCGCAGCCTCTGGTCAGACGCCTGGCTGGACCTGCGCCGCAACCCCGTCTTCGTCGTCGCCGGGCTGCTGATCCTCTTCCTCATCTTCGTCTCCCTGTGGCCCGGTGTGGTCGCCACCGGCAGCCCGTACAACTGCGACATCGCCAAGCGCAACCTCGGCGCCGAGTCCGGCCACCCCTTCGGCTTCGACAGCCAGGGCTGCGACGTCTACAACCGCACCGTCTACGGCGCCCGCGCCTCGCTGACCGTCTGCACCCTGGCCACACTCGGCGCCGCCGTCCTCGGCACCGTACTCGGCGGCCTCGCCGGCTACTTCGGCGGCTGGGGTGACGCGGTCCTCTCCCGGATCACCGAGGTGTTCTTCGGCATCCCGATCCTGCTGGGCGGCCTGGTCTTCCTCTCCGTCATCGAGAGCGGCTCCGTCTGGCCGGTGATCGGGCTGATCGTGCTGCTGGGCTGGCCGCAGGTGGCGCGGATCGCGCGCGGCTCGGTGATCACGGCCAAGCAGAACGACTACGTCCAGGCCGCCCGCACCCTCGGCGCCTCCACCCGGCGCATCATGCTGCGGCACGTGCTGCCCAACGCGATCGCCCCGATCATCGTCGTCGCCACCATCGCCCTCGGCACGTACGTGGCGCTGGAGGCGACCCTGTCGTTCCTCGGCGTCGGGCTGAAGCCGCCGACCATCTCCTGGGGCAGCGAGATCTCCACCGCATCCACCCAGATCCGCAACGCGCCGCATTCCCTGCTGTGGCCCGCCGGGGCGCTGAGCCTGACGGTGCTGGCGTTCATCATGCTCGGCGACGCGGTGCGCGACGCGCTCGACCCGAAGCTCAGGTGA